A genomic region of Gossypium hirsutum isolate 1008001.06 chromosome D01, Gossypium_hirsutum_v2.1, whole genome shotgun sequence contains the following coding sequences:
- the LOC107921044 gene encoding aconitate hydratase isoform X1, which produces MDRKLGIGGHLMANSLHLQRLIILRYLFLELCTKPQIEKVYSFYLELKLEDVEPCISGPKRPHDRVPLQEMKADWHACLNNRVGFKDLIANGIEAGTIQCGRPKE; this is translated from the exons ATGGATAGAAAACTGGGTATTGGTGGTCACTTGATGGCAAATTCATTGCATTTACAGAGGTTGATTATTCTGAGATACCTCTTTTTAGAATTATGCACCAAG CCTCAGATTGAGAAAGTATACTCTTTTTACTTGGAACTGAAACTTGAGGATGTTGAACCCTGTATATCAGGGCCTAAGAG GCCACATGATCGAGTTCCTTTGCAAGAAATGAAAGCAGATTGGCATGCTTGCTTAAACAACAGAGTTGGATTCAAG GATCTGATAGCCAATGGCATTGAAGCGGGGACTATCCAGTGTGGGCGTCCAAAGGAATAG
- the LOC107921044 gene encoding aconitate hydratase, cytoplasmic isoform X2, whose protein sequence is MDRKLGIGGHLMANSLHLQRLIILRYLFLELCTKPQIEKVYSFYLELKLEDVEPCISGPKRNESRLACLLKQQSWIQGSDSQWH, encoded by the exons ATGGATAGAAAACTGGGTATTGGTGGTCACTTGATGGCAAATTCATTGCATTTACAGAGGTTGATTATTCTGAGATACCTCTTTTTAGAATTATGCACCAAG CCTCAGATTGAGAAAGTATACTCTTTTTACTTGGAACTGAAACTTGAGGATGTTGAACCCTGTATATCAGGGCCTAAGAG AAATGAAAGCAGATTGGCATGCTTGCTTAAACAACAGAGTTGGATTCAAG GATCTGATAGCCAATGGCATTGA
- the LOC121213606 gene encoding uncharacterized protein, with the protein MYVAIAEEDSQKNHHWKLNFDRASNAVGNGIGAVLVSPNGYHYPFTSKLDFDCTNNMAEYETCIMGIRAAIERKIKILELKGEWEKRDPKLIHYQKLVLELIEEFDSITFRYLPQDENQMVDALATLASMIKVNKSEDMKSIQISIYETPAPCYKNDKRTLRRLTIDYVLDGEILYNRGKDQVLLRYVDAVEAKKILEEVHEVYKIEAILPIEVEISSLRVLAELKLDEAEWIQFRYDKLNLIEEKRLKVIHHGQMY; encoded by the exons atgtatgtggcaattGCTGAAGAGGATTCCCAGAAAAATCATcattggaagctaaactttgacaGAGCTTCGAATGCTGtaggtaatggaattggggcagtccttGTGTCCCCTAATGGATATCATTATCCTTTTaccagtaaattggattttgattgcaccaataatatggctgaatatgaaaCTTGCATTATGGGCATCCGGGCAGCCATAGAGCGAAAAATTAAGATACTAGAG CTCAAGGGGGAATGGGAAAAAAGAGACCCAAAGTTAATCCACTATCAGAAATTGGTTCTGGAATTGATCGAGGAGTTTGACAGTATCACTTTTCGTTATCTCCCACAAGACGAAAATCAGATGGTTGATGCTTTAGCCACTCTAGCCTCTATGATCAAAGTGAACAAATCAGAAGACATGAAGTCTATTCAAATCAGCATTTATGAGACCCCAGCTCCTTGCTACA agaatgataagaggacgTTGAGGAGACTGACCATTGATTACGTCCTAGATGGAGAGATTTTGTATAACAGAGGAAAGGATCAAGTATTGTTGAGATACGTGGATGCTGTGGaggccaagaaaattttggaagaagtccatgaag TTTATAAGATAGAGgcaattttacccattgaagttgaaatctcTTCTCTCCGGGTATTAGCTGAATTAAAGTTAGATGAGGCTGAATGGATTCAATTTCGATATGATAAATTGAACCTGatagaagaaaagaggttaaAAGTTATTCATCACGGTCAGATGTACTAA